Proteins encoded in a region of the Paenibacillus sp. W2I17 genome:
- a CDS encoding DUF4190 domain-containing protein encodes MDQRDINNVDRYYSDTLPPPPYVAPKTNSKSIAALVLGILSLMIPYVGLLIGIVAIIIASVSLKEIKNRMEQGRGLAIAGLVCGIISVALYVLLIALVLLFTFAISSSDVYFTY; translated from the coding sequence TTGGATCAACGAGATATTAATAATGTAGATCGTTATTATAGTGACACATTGCCACCACCACCTTATGTAGCACCAAAAACCAATAGCAAATCGATTGCAGCTCTTGTCTTGGGTATACTGTCCCTCATGATTCCATACGTGGGATTATTGATTGGTATTGTTGCTATCATCATTGCCTCCGTGTCGCTCAAAGAAATTAAGAACCGCATGGAGCAGGGGAGAGGATTAGCCATTGCTGGCCTTGTCTGTGGAATCATCAGTGTAGCTTTATATGTATTACTGATTGCGCTCGTACTGTTATTTACTTTCGCTATCTCGAGTTCTGATGTGTACTTTACATATTAG
- a CDS encoding RICIN domain-containing protein, producing MQIVHKLWNKLGMMLLVFVLLAASVGSGNALGAASSSTTSNTTRVSVHDPSIYYDSTTNKYYIYGSHMAQASSTDLRNWSYEGTQGYANSTLYAPSTFEGYYYIKNKNSGLYLDISDGSSADGTSVRQWSYNGSDAQKFRIMHYGNGDYYLLTANSAYNSALDVNGGSAADGASIEQWAYWGGTMQLFRIQQNDDGTVALLTKASGYRSALDVADGSTTAGASVQQWNYWGGDMQKWELVKAGGTGNASRSSGAALTSALAVSYAWAGYNDQDSSGGHAVWAPASPIYNASYTWADGSKGAYMLYYSTSSTYIRSAIGFGVSKSVKGPYEYIDTIVYSGFTSGSNPITTTSSLGTKTVNTWYQNTNIPELIDKGNLSGTRSGWFTNNGGFNNTLFPNAIDPTLTYDSSGKLWMSYGSWSGGIYILQINPDTGQPIYPGSDSGNTDRYFGKRIAGGYGKTGEAPYIVYDKDAGYYYLYVTYGWLSSEGGYHLRVYRSTTIDGTYTDAAGNQAVYESASVNQSTRGVKLFGNYALPGIPLGYKSGGHNSAFVDTDGARYLIYHTRFNNGTEYHEVRAHQQFLNVDKWPVTAVYEFLGSKISSTGYSATDMTGTYQFVNMGLDASTSNVGMIPTQSVTLNANGTISGAVTGTWSNTAGTYYCTMVINGVTYKGIFFKQKNELSSHNEVMTFSLIGSNNQSIWGSK from the coding sequence ATGCAAATTGTGCACAAGTTATGGAACAAGCTGGGGATGATGTTGCTCGTTTTTGTTCTTTTGGCCGCCAGCGTGGGCAGTGGAAATGCATTAGGCGCAGCAAGTTCATCGACCACTTCGAATACAACACGAGTATCTGTACACGACCCGTCCATTTATTACGATTCAACCACGAACAAGTACTACATATACGGTTCGCATATGGCTCAGGCCAGCAGCACAGATCTCAGAAACTGGTCATACGAGGGAACACAAGGGTATGCTAACAGTACCTTGTATGCACCATCTACCTTCGAAGGCTACTATTACATTAAAAATAAAAACAGCGGCCTATATCTTGATATCTCCGATGGCTCGTCTGCCGATGGCACAAGTGTTCGTCAGTGGTCCTATAATGGATCGGACGCGCAGAAGTTCAGAATAATGCACTACGGCAACGGGGACTATTATCTTCTGACCGCCAATTCGGCCTACAACAGCGCTCTCGACGTCAATGGCGGTTCAGCAGCCGACGGTGCCAGTATTGAGCAATGGGCGTATTGGGGCGGAACCATGCAGTTATTTCGAATTCAGCAAAACGATGACGGAACGGTTGCATTGTTAACCAAGGCTTCCGGATATCGCAGTGCGTTGGATGTGGCGGACGGCAGCACGACAGCCGGTGCCAGTGTGCAGCAATGGAATTACTGGGGTGGAGATATGCAGAAGTGGGAACTGGTCAAAGCAGGCGGCACAGGCAATGCATCCCGAAGTTCGGGAGCTGCGCTGACATCGGCTCTGGCAGTATCCTACGCATGGGCCGGTTATAATGATCAGGACAGCTCCGGCGGTCATGCGGTATGGGCGCCGGCATCGCCGATCTACAATGCTTCATATACATGGGCGGACGGTTCCAAGGGCGCCTACATGTTGTATTACTCTACCTCGTCCACCTATATTCGCTCAGCCATCGGTTTTGGCGTATCCAAATCCGTTAAGGGACCTTACGAGTACATCGATACCATCGTCTACTCGGGATTCACAAGTGGAAGCAATCCGATCACGACCACGTCTTCGCTTGGAACAAAAACGGTGAACACGTGGTATCAGAATACCAACATTCCCGAGCTGATCGACAAAGGGAATCTGTCCGGCACACGGAGCGGCTGGTTCACGAACAATGGTGGATTTAATAATACACTTTTCCCCAACGCGATCGATCCTACCTTGACTTATGACAGCTCCGGCAAACTGTGGATGAGTTACGGATCCTGGTCAGGGGGAATCTATATCCTTCAAATCAATCCAGACACAGGCCAGCCGATATATCCGGGATCGGATAGTGGTAATACGGACCGTTACTTTGGCAAGCGCATTGCAGGAGGTTATGGAAAAACGGGAGAAGCTCCCTATATCGTGTATGACAAGGATGCAGGTTATTACTATCTGTATGTAACGTACGGCTGGCTGTCCAGTGAAGGCGGTTATCATCTTCGTGTGTATCGTTCCACCACGATTGATGGAACATATACCGATGCCGCCGGAAATCAGGCTGTATATGAATCTGCTTCGGTTAATCAGTCAACTCGGGGCGTGAAGTTGTTCGGCAACTATGCGCTGCCCGGTATACCGCTTGGTTACAAATCTGGAGGGCACAACTCCGCATTTGTTGACACGGATGGGGCTAGGTATCTGATCTACCATACCCGATTCAATAACGGAACGGAGTATCATGAGGTTCGTGCACATCAGCAATTCCTGAACGTCGACAAATGGCCGGTGACCGCAGTGTACGAATTTTTGGGAAGCAAAATCTCTTCCACTGGATATAGTGCAACCGATATGACGGGAACGTACCAATTCGTTAATATGGGGCTGGATGCGTCCACCAGCAACGTAGGTATGATTCCCACGCAAAGTGTAACACTGAATGCTAACGGAACGATATCTGGCGCGGTAACCGGTACATGGTCGAATACTGCCGGTACGTATTACTGCACGATGGTCATTAACGGAGTGACGTACAAAGGTATATTCTTCAAACAGAAGAATGAGTTATCTAGCCATAACGAAGTGATGACCTTCTCACTGATTGGTTCCAACAATCAATCGATCTGGGGTTCCAAATAG